A window of Actinomadura rubteroloni contains these coding sequences:
- a CDS encoding MoaD family protein yields the protein MAIEVRIPTILRNLTGGEKAVEGKGDTLDELFGDLDARHPGLRDRLVDDKGLRKFVNVYLNDEDVRFLGGLTAEISDGDSVTILPAVAGG from the coding sequence ATGGCGATCGAGGTCCGGATCCCGACGATCCTGCGCAACCTCACCGGCGGCGAGAAGGCCGTCGAAGGCAAGGGCGACACCCTGGACGAGCTGTTCGGCGACCTGGACGCCCGGCACCCCGGCCTCCGCGACCGGCTGGTGGACGACAAGGGGCTCCGCAAGTTCGTCAACGTCTACCTGAACGACGAGGACGTGCGGTTCCTCGGCGGGCTGACCGCCGAGATCTCCGACGGCGACAGCGTCACCATCCTGCCGGCCGTCGCCGGCGGCTGA
- a CDS encoding DUF2017 domain-containing protein: MTEGVVLRLEPQEAHLLRLLMEQMLELLGDGAPADDDLAAFGIASSAKTPSDPVLLRLFPDGYSGDDEASGEFRRYTELGLREGKREAARTILETLDEAHEHEDGPLLALALDGDRAEAWLRALNDVRLVLGTRLDIDEDWYRQAGKLTPDDPRTPLFAAYELLTMMLEELVDALG, encoded by the coding sequence ATGACTGAGGGCGTGGTCCTGCGGCTGGAACCGCAGGAGGCGCACCTGCTGCGGCTGCTCATGGAGCAGATGCTCGAACTGCTCGGCGACGGCGCCCCGGCGGACGACGACCTCGCCGCGTTCGGCATCGCGTCGTCGGCGAAGACGCCGTCCGACCCGGTCCTGCTGCGGTTGTTCCCCGACGGTTATTCCGGCGACGACGAAGCGTCCGGCGAGTTCCGCCGCTACACCGAACTCGGACTCCGCGAGGGCAAGCGGGAGGCCGCGCGCACGATCCTCGAAACCCTGGACGAGGCGCACGAGCACGAGGACGGCCCCCTGCTCGCCCTGGCCCTGGACGGCGACCGCGCCGAGGCGTGGCTGCGGGCGCTCAACGACGTCCGGCTCGTCCTCGGCACCCGGCTCGACATCGACGAGGACTGGTACCGGCAGGCCGGCAAGCTCACCCCCGACGACCCCCGCACCCCGCTGTTCGCCGCCTACGAGCTGCTCACGATGATGCTGGAGGAACTGGTCGACGCGCTCGGCTGA
- the clpS gene encoding ATP-dependent Clp protease adapter ClpS, whose protein sequence is MTSAPAPVELERPDIGEDLRSDRPWITIVWNDPINTMTYVTYVFQKVFGYGKPKAEKLMLDVHHKGRAVVANGGREEMERHVEVLHSYGLWATVKRDD, encoded by the coding sequence ATGACCAGCGCACCCGCACCGGTCGAACTGGAACGTCCGGACATCGGGGAGGACCTGCGTTCCGACCGTCCCTGGATCACCATCGTCTGGAACGACCCCATCAACACGATGACGTACGTCACGTACGTGTTCCAGAAGGTGTTCGGTTACGGCAAGCCCAAAGCCGAGAAGCTGATGCTGGACGTCCACCACAAGGGACGCGCGGTCGTCGCCAACGGGGGCCGCGAGGAGATGGAGCGCCACGTCGAAGTGCTGCACTCCTACGGACTCTGGGCGACGGTGAAACGTGATGACTGA
- a CDS encoding Mov34/MPN/PAD-1 family protein, with product MLTIERALVDQIVAHARADHPDEACGVVTGPAGEDRPVRFIPMTNAERSPTFYKFDAAELFKLDREVDDRDEEIVIVYHSHTATEAYPSRTDVSYSSYAPDAHYVLVSTRDETEVEFRSYRIVGGDYDGNGRVGAEVVEEEVVVVEPES from the coding sequence ATGCTGACGATCGAACGCGCCCTGGTAGACCAGATCGTCGCGCATGCGCGCGCTGACCACCCCGACGAGGCGTGCGGAGTGGTCACCGGACCGGCCGGGGAGGACCGGCCCGTCCGGTTCATCCCCATGACGAACGCGGAACGGTCCCCGACGTTCTACAAGTTCGACGCGGCGGAGCTGTTCAAGCTGGACCGCGAGGTGGACGACCGGGACGAGGAGATCGTCATCGTCTACCACTCGCACACCGCCACCGAGGCGTACCCGTCGCGCACCGACGTGTCGTACTCGTCCTACGCGCCCGACGCCCACTACGTCCTCGTGTCCACGCGGGACGAGACGGAAGTGGAGTTCCGGTCGTACCGGATCGTCGGCGGCGACTACGACGGGAACGGCCGCGTCGGCGCCGAGGTCGTCGAGGAAGAGGTCGTCGTCGTGGAGCCGGAGAGCTGA